The Papaver somniferum cultivar HN1 chromosome 3, ASM357369v1, whole genome shotgun sequence genome includes a region encoding these proteins:
- the LOC113360001 gene encoding ATP-dependent DNA helicase PIF2-like — protein MANRYAFEALDRTLRDFTKVELPFGGKILLLGGDFHQVFPVIEQGTRTQTINACLTNAKFWKDVKVIRLKENMRSRLDPSFSEFLLRIGDGTEPFAVDDMVKLPDDIVMKWEGEQSVERLIDEVFPELEKHASDKSYMSQRALITPKNNIVEKLNQKVISIFPGDEGVYHSFDITQYDPNNLWTGDFLNTIAPGGLPPHILILKIGAPIIFLRNLDPSYGLCN, from the coding sequence ATGGCAAACCGATATGCATTTGAAGCTCTGGACAGAACGTTAAGAGACTTCACCAAAGTTGAATTGCCATTTGGAGGGAAGATATTGCTTTTAGGTGGGGATTTTCATCAAGTGTTTCCTGTGATTGAGCAAGGGACACGAACACAGACAATTAATGCATGCTTGACAAACGCAAAATTCTGGAAGGATGTTAAGGTGATTCGTTTAAAAGAGAACATGCGTTCAAGGTTAGACCCTAGCTTTTCAGAATTCTTGCTACGGATTGGAGATGGGACTGAGCCATTTGCCGTGGATGACATGGTGAAGCTTCCGGATGATATTGTAATGAAGTGGGAAGGTGAGCAATCGGTTGAGAGATTAATTGACGAGGTGTTTCCAGAGCTTGAAAAGCATGCAAGTGATAAAAGCTACATGAGTCAGAGGGCATTGATAACTCCCAAGAATAATATCGTTGAAAAGCTCAATCAAAAAGTTATTAGCATCTTTCCTGGAGATGAGGGAGTTTACCATTCCTTTGACATAACTCAATATGACCCAAACAATTTGTGGACCGGAGATTTTTTGAACACTATTGCTCCAGGTGGATTGCCTCCTCACATACTTATACTCAAGATAGGTGCTCCAATAATTTTTTTGAGGAATCTTGATCCCAGTTATGGTCTTTGCAACTGA